Within the Gemmatimonadota bacterium genome, the region CCTTGAGCCACGCTGTTGAGTGATTGCCCGGTCGGCTGCTCCCTCTCGACCAGCGCCGGCGGCTCCCTGTCCCCCCGCTCTGCTCTCGCAAGTATCGGCGCAGCAGTTCGCGGAATCGACCCAAAACTACCAGCGATCGACCGTGACGGCTCGGGCGGAGCCCGCATCCTCTGCTCAGCGGTCGCAACGGCCTGGAGCAGCAACCCGATGTTTAGCTTGATCAAATCTACGTCCGCGACGGCGATCGTGACCTCGCCGTGCACTACCGCACCACGGTCAAGAACCGTATTGAGCAGGTCGCTGAGGTCCAGCGGCTCGTCGCCCAGCAGAGTCGCCGGCTGGCCTACCCGCAACTCCTCGAAAGACCCCTCCAGCGGGCCGTCGCGCAGCTTGTCGCGCGGGTCGGAGTCAGCGACCACGGACGAAGTGGTAGGGCGGCCACGGTCCGGTGAAATCAAAACTCAATCCAGCCCGCCCGTATGTCGCGATGAGTTCGGTCAGGGCAGATCTGAACGAATCGTAGTGCTCGTTGTCGACCAGATACGCGCCGTCCAGGAGCACCCCTGCCTCGTTCGATACCGAGCCGCCGCGCGCCACGCTTTCGCGCGAGCAATCGGACAGCGCGGCGTGTGCAAGCTCCGCTATTCGCGACCCCGCATCGCGGGTCGCGGATCGGCGCAGCTCCGTGAGTTTCCTGCGCAGAAGGTACGCCTGGCCCGGCGAGGCGACGTCGGCCTGACGCTCGAGCTCGCCCAGCCTGTCATCCATCTGCTCAGCGGCATTCGCGAGCGCGGCCTGATCGGCGGAGATGCGCACGCATAGCTCGCGTGCACCACTCACTCGATCCAGCATCGCACGAAACTCATCATGCCTGTCGTCCAGCATCTCCGACACGGCGCGCTCATCGCTGAACATCGCCCACATCGAAAAAGGCACGACGGCGCCGCGGTCCGCGGCCCACGTGATGACCGCGTCGTGCGCGACGGCCCGGGGCGTGAGCCATTCCGGATCCCCCATACGCTCCGACGGCGCATCGCCGGAGTACTCGTCTGCGTCAAGCGCCGTCACGAGCGCGGCGACATCGGCGCGCACGATGCTTCGAACCGGAGCGCGATCGATCCCACGCGGTGCGTTACTCAGCACGAACGTCGCCGGAACGACGCAGTAGACATACTCGACCGTCCCCGTCAACGCGCGTTGTCGTCGTCACGCGCGACGCGCACGGGGCCACCACCGACTGACATTCCCAACTGCTCGCGCCACGCACGCACCTCGCGCAGGCGCAGCATTATCGCCTTCTCGCGCTCCAGATATTCATCCTCGTCGATGTCACCAGCCTCGAGCTCCAGTTGCAGGCGCATCAGGTCTTCCTTGATCGTGGAGTCGTCCGTCAGCTCGTCCTCGACCGCGCGACGCACCTTGTCCAGCGTCCACATCGTGCCGTCCCACGGCCCGATGAATGGTGCAAGGAGGATGGACGACAGCAACCCCATGCTAGTTGGCCTTCTCCAGCTTGAGCTTGATGTTGACGAAATTGTACGGCGGCCACGGTCCGGTGTACTTGAACGCGAGCAGGTGCTCGTAGCGACGGCTGAGCTCCTTAACGACTTCATCGAACGCCTTCTCACCCGATCGGTTCACCAGAAACGCGGCGTTCATGATCATCCGGTCGCCTATGACCTTGTTGCTCCTGCTCGCGACTGAAACCCGCTTGAGCTCCTCGTGTACGGTGGCGACGTACCGGCTGGCGGAGTCTTCCAGCGCGCCCTCGATCAAGCGCCCGAGCTGCATGCGAGCGAAATACGTGGATGACGACGCGTTGCGCGTGATCTCGTCCTTCAGCTTTCGAATCTCGTCATTGTCCTGCTCGATGCTCTCGACGACGCGGTCGCGATCCCAGCGGATCTGCACACCGAATTCGATCTTGTCCTTCATCTTTTCGAGAACGTCGGTGAACGCTTCGTACGTGGAGCGAAGCAGCTGTCCCACATCCTCTTCAGACCGGAAGACCGTTCCGAACGACATCGGGATGACGGTGAACTCGCGCATCACCGTTTCATTCACGAATTCGTGTGCGAGCACGTTCTCACGCGTCGGATCGTAGATCACGATCGGCGTGTCGCTGACCACGGCGGCCAGATCCTCATGATGGACGGTGTAAACGCGGGCGCTTCCGCCGATGCCTATGTCACCGAAATCCCGCGGAGTCTGATGCCGGATGATGCAGTAGACATACTTGCCCTCGGCCGGCGCGACGGCGAGCGAATCGCTCGCCGCGTCGGATTCGCTGCTGGCGTCGAAAAGCGATGCGTCGAGCGCGCTCATTCTGTCGTCACTCAATGGCTGTCGTTCCATTTCCGTCGAAAACCCCCTCCGAGCTGTTACGCGCTGCAACGATTGCGCCGACGAGTGAAGCAATCACACCGGCCGCACTTTCGACGCCGACGCCGGACATTCTGTCCAGAGTATCGTGCGCAGTGTGCACCCGGGCAAGCGAATAACGCGTTCCCCGGCTGACAGTGCACGCGGCCCATCCCTCATCAGCAAACGCCGTCGAGTCCATAAGGATCCCGGGAAGTCCTCGCCGAATTCG harbors:
- the gvpJ gene encoding gas vesicle protein GvpJ — protein: MVADSDPRDKLRDGPLEGSFEELRVGQPATLLGDEPLDLSDLLNTVLDRGAVVHGEVTIAVADVDLIKLNIGLLLQAVATAEQRMRAPPEPSRSIAGSFGSIPRTAAPILARAERGDREPPALVEREQPTGQSLNSVAQGLPERINADAAGPETGLARLVLTLIEVLRKVLEHQAVRRMEGGRLTDEEVERLGLALAKLNDRMSELKRVFGLSEEDLQIDLGPLGRVR
- a CDS encoding GvpL/GvpF family gas vesicle protein, with the protein product MTGTVEYVYCVVPATFVLSNAPRGIDRAPVRSIVRADVAALVTALDADEYSGDAPSERMGDPEWLTPRAVAHDAVITWAADRGAVVPFSMWAMFSDERAVSEMLDDRHDEFRAMLDRVSGARELCVRISADQAALANAAEQMDDRLGELERQADVASPGQAYLLRRKLTELRRSATRDAGSRIAELAHAALSDCSRESVARGGSVSNEAGVLLDGAYLVDNEHYDSFRSALTELIATYGRAGLSFDFTGPWPPYHFVRGR
- a CDS encoding gas vesicle protein GvpG, whose protein sequence is MGLLSSILLAPFIGPWDGTMWTLDKVRRAVEDELTDDSTIKEDLMRLQLELEAGDIDEDEYLEREKAIMLRLREVRAWREQLGMSVGGGPVRVARDDDNAR
- a CDS encoding GvpL/GvpF family gas vesicle protein produces the protein MSDDRMSALDASLFDASSESDAASDSLAVAPAEGKYVYCIIRHQTPRDFGDIGIGGSARVYTVHHEDLAAVVSDTPIVIYDPTRENVLAHEFVNETVMREFTVIPMSFGTVFRSEEDVGQLLRSTYEAFTDVLEKMKDKIEFGVQIRWDRDRVVESIEQDNDEIRKLKDEITRNASSSTYFARMQLGRLIEGALEDSASRYVATVHEELKRVSVASRSNKVIGDRMIMNAAFLVNRSGEKAFDEVVKELSRRYEHLLAFKYTGPWPPYNFVNIKLKLEKAN